A DNA window from Helianthus annuus cultivar XRQ/B chromosome 15, HanXRQr2.0-SUNRISE, whole genome shotgun sequence contains the following coding sequences:
- the LOC110913967 gene encoding uncharacterized protein LOC110913967 — translation MNIFTGAGCNGEWEEATWCHFFPQTLTGLARAWFDSLPAGALASFEQLQAKFIAHFSQQRRHKRDSMDVINIWRGENESLESFVIRYNKECLEIGGIADQMARNHFIRVVKDDEMVMTLSGKEGLPEKWDDVIAAVKMYTQTQRSLKPHAFKAQPHAQGQSSRQDAKCNNNCNRDTWNRGNDSKPYVPRSYQPEVRATINAQREQRASKKESRDRNWTEINKSPREVLQTDAQFLRPAQPMKFKKNQDLTLYYEYHKDSGHSTNNCISLRLGIERALKEGKLQHLLIAAQKQTKRITPNDESTSRGKKYHVCGFNPHDQWRP, via the coding sequence aTGAACATTTTTACCGGCGCTGGGTGCAATGGCGAATGGGAGGAGGCCACATGGTGccattttttcccccagaccctcactgGATTAgcgagggcttggttcgattctttgccagcaGGAGCGTTGGCTTCATTTGAACAATTGCAAGCTAAATTTATTGCACACTTCAGCCAACAACGACGTCATAAACGTGATTCAATGGACGTCATAAACATCTGGCGTGGGGAAAACGAAAGCCTAGAATCTTTCGTTATCCgctacaataaagagtgcctcgAGATCGGCGGAATTGCAGATCAAATGGCCCGCAACCATTTCATCCGAGTTGTCAAGGACGATGAAATGGTGATGACACTCTCAGGAAAGGAGGGCTTACCAGAAAAGTGGGACGACGTCATCGCCGCGGTCAAAATGTACACCCAAACTCAGCGGTCTCTCAAACCGCACGCATTCAAGGCACAGCCCCATGCGCAAGGTCAATCCTCCCGCCAAGACGCCAAGTGCAACAACAACTGCAACCGGGACACATGGAATCGTGGCAACGATTCCAAACCTTATGTCCCGCGCAGCTACCAGCCCGAGGTAAGGGCAACGATCAATGCCCAACGTGAACAGCGGGCATCAAAGAaggaatctcgggaccgcaattGGACCGAGATCAACAAGTCGCCAAGAGAAGTCCTCCAGACGGACGcacaattcttgcgaccggcccaaccgatGAAGTTCAAAAAGAACCAAGATCTCACCCTTTACTATGAGTATCATAAGGACTCGGGCCACTcaaccaacaactgcatcagtctccggttGGGGATTGAACGAGCCCTAAAAGAGGGGAAGCTGCAACATCTATTGATAGCCGCGCAGAAGcaaaccaagcgcatcacccccaaCGACGAGAGCACTTCCAGGGGAAAAAAATACCATGTATGTGGCTTCAACCCACATGATCAATGGAGGCCGTAG